In a genomic window of Nostoc sp. UHCC 0870:
- a CDS encoding site-specific integrase, whose protein sequence is MRELKVRKNGSRCLLRWTYQGIDYSLTWGKWNDKVERARLEYCGKLIYQDCLVGEFDNTLNKYNLWLQGIVYSGNGGPKPTAKFPPLVSLLEERLEETYNDADSALINLLKSFGKEITNSKDAQAFMKWLTTRGLKASSRKRYLAILQAVRRDLFGELEVKVAQTPRAKPFTRAEVKQILNYLQESQHYSHYHDLICLLFNTGLRTSEAIGLQWKHVDLEKGELHIYESLGRSKGSSSVRERKTTKTGKYRIVPINDTVLRMLQERPKKGQEELLFPSPTGLPIDDHNLSQRCWRNTLKALGIAHRPLYNTRHTFVSHCVDSGLTVAEVSSITGHNPKILLDHYLGSVKKPKLPEL, encoded by the coding sequence ATGAGAGAACTAAAGGTCAGGAAGAATGGCTCTAGATGTCTACTCAGGTGGACTTATCAGGGGATAGATTACTCCCTAACCTGGGGTAAGTGGAATGATAAGGTTGAAAGGGCTAGGCTGGAATACTGTGGTAAATTAATATACCAAGATTGTCTAGTAGGTGAATTTGACAATACTTTAAATAAATATAATCTATGGTTGCAAGGAATTGTCTACTCAGGTAATGGTGGTCCAAAACCTACTGCAAAGTTTCCTCCTTTGGTTTCTCTATTAGAAGAACGTTTGGAAGAAACCTATAATGATGCGGATTCTGCTCTCATAAATTTACTGAAATCTTTTGGTAAGGAAATAACTAATTCAAAGGATGCACAAGCTTTCATGAAGTGGCTAACTACTAGGGGTTTGAAAGCATCTAGTAGAAAAAGATATCTTGCTATCCTACAAGCAGTCAGGAGGGATCTGTTTGGGGAACTGGAAGTTAAGGTTGCTCAAACTCCACGAGCTAAACCTTTTACTAGGGCAGAAGTTAAGCAGATACTAAATTACCTTCAAGAAAGTCAACATTACTCTCACTACCATGATTTGATATGTCTGCTATTTAATACTGGGTTAAGAACCTCTGAAGCTATAGGTCTGCAATGGAAGCACGTAGACCTAGAGAAAGGAGAGTTACATATCTATGAATCTTTAGGCAGGTCTAAGGGTAGCTCTAGTGTGAGAGAAAGAAAGACTACAAAGACTGGTAAGTATAGGATTGTCCCTATTAATGATACTGTACTCAGAATGCTACAGGAACGCCCCAAAAAAGGGCAGGAAGAGTTACTGTTTCCTTCTCCTACAGGTTTACCTATAGATGACCATAATCTCAGCCAGCGTTGTTGGAGGAACACTCTGAAGGCTTTGGGGATAGCTCACAGACCTCTCTACAATACTAGACATACCTTTGTTAGCCATTGTGTAGATAGTGGTTTAACAGTTGCTGAGGTGTCTTCAATTACTGGGCATAATCCTAAAATTCTACTTGACCATTATTTAGGTAGCGTGAAGAAACCAAAGTTACCTGAGCTGTAA
- the hisF gene encoding imidazole glycerol phosphate synthase subunit HisF has translation MLSKRILPCLDVKAGRVVKGVNFVNLKDAGDPVELAKVYNEAGADELVFLDITATHEDRDIIFDVVHRTAEQVFIPLTVGGGIQSLENVKALLRAGADKVSINSAAVRDPDLINRASDRFGNQCIVIAIDARRRIDPNNPGWDVYVRGGRENTGLDALFWAKEVEKRGAGELLVTSMDADGTQAGYDIELTRAIAEAVQIPVVASGGAGNCEHIHTALTEGKAEAALLASLLHYGQLSVAEIKNYLRDRQVPVRLYA, from the coding sequence ATGTTATCTAAAAGAATCTTACCTTGTTTAGATGTCAAGGCGGGACGGGTTGTTAAGGGAGTTAACTTTGTCAACCTCAAGGATGCAGGCGATCCGGTAGAACTGGCCAAGGTTTACAACGAAGCTGGGGCAGATGAGTTAGTATTTCTAGATATTACGGCTACTCATGAAGACAGAGATATTATTTTTGATGTGGTTCACCGGACTGCTGAACAGGTCTTTATTCCCTTAACTGTGGGTGGCGGTATCCAATCCTTAGAAAATGTTAAAGCTTTGTTACGGGCTGGGGCAGACAAGGTTAGTATTAACTCTGCGGCAGTACGTGATCCAGACTTGATCAATCGGGCTAGCGATCGCTTTGGTAATCAGTGCATAGTTATTGCTATTGATGCTAGGCGCAGAATTGACCCCAATAATCCAGGCTGGGATGTGTATGTGCGTGGAGGTAGAGAAAATACTGGCTTAGATGCCCTATTTTGGGCTAAAGAAGTTGAAAAACGCGGCGCAGGAGAACTGTTGGTGACAAGTATGGACGCTGATGGTACTCAAGCTGGTTATGACATTGAGTTAACACGGGCAATTGCTGAGGCTGTACAAATCCCGGTGGTTGCTTCTGGTGGTGCTGGTAATTGTGAACATATCCATACTGCACTCACTGAAGGTAAGGCGGAAGCTGCTTTATTGGCATCGCTTCTACATTACGGACAGTTAAGTGTCGCTGAAATTAAGAATTATTTGCGCGATCGCCAAGTCCCAGTACGTTTGTACGCTTAA
- the ruvB gene encoding Holliday junction branch migration DNA helicase RuvB, whose amino-acid sequence MAIISSKKQPPEPNGEPKQHRESAKAAPKEKILQPEAAVDEQGKQEESIRPQKFADYIGQKDLKDVLDIAIKAAKSRGEVLDHLLLYGPPGLGKTTMAMILASEMGVNYKITSAPALERPRDIVGLLVNLKPGDILFIDEIHRLSRMTEEILYPAMEDYRLDITVGKGSSARIRSLPLSKFTLVGATTRAGALTSPLRDRFGLIQKLRFYEVDELSKIVLRSSQLLQTNVTDDGAIEIARRSRGTPRIANRLLKRVRDYAEVKSCAEVTQDVAAEALQLFQVDPCGLDWTDRRMLSVIIEQFNGGPVGLETIAAATGEDTQTIEEVYEPYLMQIGYLSRTPRGRTATKAAYKHMGFTPPNEQMSLL is encoded by the coding sequence ATGGCGATCATCTCCTCAAAAAAACAACCTCCAGAACCCAATGGAGAACCAAAACAGCATCGGGAGTCAGCAAAAGCAGCACCCAAAGAAAAGATTTTGCAACCTGAAGCGGCTGTTGATGAACAAGGTAAGCAAGAAGAAAGTATCAGACCACAAAAATTTGCTGACTACATCGGACAAAAAGACCTCAAGGATGTTTTAGATATTGCCATCAAAGCAGCCAAGTCGCGGGGTGAAGTTTTGGATCACTTGCTACTGTATGGCCCTCCCGGATTGGGTAAAACAACAATGGCAATGATATTAGCATCCGAGATGGGAGTCAACTATAAAATTACGAGTGCGCCAGCCTTAGAACGACCCAGGGATATTGTTGGGTTATTGGTGAACCTTAAACCGGGAGATATATTATTTATTGATGAGATTCATCGCCTCTCGCGGATGACCGAAGAAATACTGTATCCAGCGATGGAAGACTACCGCCTAGATATCACTGTGGGTAAAGGTTCTAGTGCCAGAATTAGAAGTTTACCCCTGTCCAAGTTTACCCTAGTAGGTGCAACAACCCGCGCTGGTGCTTTAACCTCACCACTGCGCGATCGCTTCGGCTTAATTCAAAAACTGCGCTTTTATGAAGTTGACGAACTCAGTAAAATAGTCCTGCGGAGTTCCCAATTACTCCAAACCAATGTCACCGACGATGGCGCGATCGAAATTGCCCGCCGTTCACGGGGAACACCACGGATTGCGAATCGGTTACTTAAACGTGTACGTGATTATGCTGAAGTAAAATCCTGTGCAGAAGTTACCCAAGATGTCGCAGCCGAGGCATTGCAACTATTCCAAGTAGACCCATGCGGTTTAGATTGGACAGATCGCCGGATGCTAAGTGTAATTATTGAACAATTTAATGGGGGGCCTGTAGGCTTAGAAACCATTGCCGCAGCCACTGGTGAAGATACCCAAACCATTGAGGAAGTTTACGAACCCTACCTGATGCAAATTGGTTACCTCAGTCGAACTCCCCGTGGAAGAACAGCCACAAAAGCCGCATACAAGCACATGGGATTTACACCACCCAATGAGCAGATGTCTTTACTTTGA
- a CDS encoding tetratricopeptide repeat protein, whose protein sequence is MMKLISIVLSLLLVLGWGTPVMAQTQQPSITQEQLEQGDEWANQAFAATNKGDFATAEKYWTKIIENFPTNAGAWSNRGNSRVSQNKLEAALVDYNKAVELAPNVTDPYLNRGTALEGLGKWDDAIADYNHVLELDPQDAMAYNNRGNAKAGLGKWSDAIADYKKSFEVAPNFAFARANYALALYETGQTDQAIREMRNITRKYPSFADVRAALTAAYWVNGQQGEAESNWVAAYGLDSRYKDMNWVKNIRRWPPSMVSALDKFLKIK, encoded by the coding sequence ATGATGAAGTTAATTAGTATTGTTCTCAGTTTGCTACTTGTGTTGGGCTGGGGTACACCAGTCATGGCACAAACCCAACAACCAAGCATCACCCAAGAGCAATTAGAACAGGGTGATGAGTGGGCAAATCAAGCCTTTGCAGCCACGAATAAAGGTGATTTTGCGACGGCGGAAAAGTATTGGACAAAGATCATTGAGAATTTCCCCACGAATGCAGGTGCATGGAGTAACCGGGGTAATTCGCGGGTGAGTCAAAATAAGCTAGAAGCGGCACTAGTTGATTACAACAAAGCCGTAGAATTAGCCCCCAATGTCACCGACCCTTACTTAAATCGTGGTACAGCCTTAGAAGGGTTGGGCAAATGGGACGATGCGATCGCAGATTATAATCATGTTTTAGAACTAGATCCTCAAGATGCAATGGCGTATAACAATCGGGGTAATGCCAAAGCCGGTCTAGGAAAATGGTCAGATGCGATCGCAGATTATAAAAAATCCTTTGAAGTTGCCCCAAACTTTGCCTTTGCCCGTGCTAACTATGCCCTTGCTCTCTATGAAACTGGGCAAACAGACCAAGCCATCCGTGAGATGCGGAATATTACCCGTAAATACCCCAGCTTTGCTGATGTGCGTGCTGCATTGACAGCTGCTTACTGGGTCAATGGTCAGCAAGGTGAAGCAGAAAGTAACTGGGTGGCTGCCTATGGCTTGGATAGCCGCTATAAAGATATGAACTGGGTGAAAAATATCCGTCGCTGGCCGCCTAGCATGGTCTCTGCTTTGGATAAATTCTTGAAAATTAAGTAA
- a CDS encoding chlorophyll a/b-binding protein, which translates to MSGFKNPTPTVSEDPNAVRFGFTRQSENWNGRFAMIGFLSVVLIEAFSGQGFLHFWGIL; encoded by the coding sequence ATGTCAGGTTTCAAGAATCCTACACCTACTGTTTCCGAAGATCCTAATGCTGTGCGTTTTGGTTTCACTCGTCAGAGTGAAAATTGGAACGGTCGCTTTGCCATGATTGGTTTTCTATCTGTCGTTTTGATTGAAGCTTTTTCAGGTCAAGGCTTCCTCCATTTTTGGGGTATCCTGTAA